From Draconibacterium halophilum, one genomic window encodes:
- a CDS encoding PorP/SprF family type IX secretion system membrane protein: MCIVIKRIVVLGIFVLLISLRCGAQQDPIFTSYMYNGQIINPAYAGIWEKIGFTTLVRKQWAGINRSPLTEYISFHSPLKNEAVGVGLNIMNDRFGLEQRLTVLGDYAYEVYLSRRTRMRMGVKFGFTNYKNPLTEYLLYPDGEYDRAFDEDVDLKFLPNFGFGVFIYQDYFYAGFSIPKIVENDLKENFHNYSTSAEVRTIYLNGGYVLPLDPFNYFVFKPTMLVKATWGAPLQVDLAANFMIREKLWLGILGRTGGAICFTGNWMFSNKFRVGFAMDITTNDIYPYQNGTYEFTFGFDMDFFGRSYLRSRYF; this comes from the coding sequence ATTTGTATCGTCATTAAAAGAATTGTTGTATTAGGGATATTTGTCTTGCTAATATCGCTGCGATGTGGTGCACAACAAGATCCTATTTTTACCTCGTATATGTATAATGGCCAGATCATTAATCCGGCTTATGCAGGTATCTGGGAGAAAATAGGTTTTACCACGTTAGTAAGAAAACAGTGGGCCGGCATTAACCGTTCGCCTCTGACTGAATACATTTCATTTCACTCACCTTTAAAAAACGAAGCTGTTGGTGTTGGTCTCAACATCATGAATGACCGGTTTGGACTGGAGCAAAGACTGACTGTGCTTGGGGATTATGCCTACGAAGTATATCTTTCGCGCCGAACGCGAATGCGAATGGGGGTTAAATTTGGCTTTACCAACTATAAAAATCCACTTACCGAATACCTGTTATATCCCGATGGTGAATACGACAGAGCTTTTGATGAAGATGTAGACTTAAAATTCCTACCCAATTTCGGTTTCGGAGTCTTTATTTACCAGGACTACTTTTATGCCGGATTCTCCATTCCAAAGATCGTAGAGAACGACCTGAAAGAGAATTTCCACAATTATTCTACCAGTGCCGAGGTGCGCACTATTTATCTGAACGGTGGTTATGTACTTCCGCTCGATCCATTTAACTATTTTGTTTTTAAACCCACCATGCTGGTAAAAGCAACCTGGGGTGCTCCTTTACAAGTTGATCTTGCGGCCAATTTTATGATACGCGAAAAACTATGGCTTGGGATATTGGGGCGTACCGGTGGTGCAATTTGTTTTACCGGCAACTGGATGTTTAGCAACAAGTTTAGAGTAGGATTTGCAATGGATATTACAACAAACGATATATACCCATACCAGAACGGAACGTATGAATTTACTTTTGGTTTTGATATGGACTTTTTTGGAAGAAGTTATTTAAGATCACGATATTTTTAA
- a CDS encoding HYR domain-containing protein: MPPSLNCPPDVDTTADFGEQYNSSVILQVPVYADNCPDPELAWSLIPPVGYESEYNSGERSGSGIYVSPDTFWVGETTIWYYVEDSNGNRDSCSFTVTVQAAPDIDCPPDTTIYLNGTENNCETTFDPGIPGLIQGVPPIEWTYTVSFADGRTDLTGNYTSPAPGNALTLGDIDFPVGVTTISWRAENVSGFDTCSHWIEVIDTIPPTFTTAPYENCVDPLHWAVYSPGSPNPVYNHTNPLLEKSPVDYRTMFAGDEYLNLLTLEDNCCDSTEMIIHWRIEFSDTPDPQTGDAVTHDDISGTGQPASYRHPVTDVPTDIYLWGDGVTFTEVVHHIFYWVEDCNGNTSETVVEEIIITPRPEIIKTNY, encoded by the coding sequence TTGCCTCCATCGCTGAATTGTCCGCCCGATGTGGATACAACAGCTGATTTTGGCGAACAGTATAATTCATCTGTTATATTGCAGGTTCCTGTGTATGCCGATAACTGCCCGGATCCGGAGTTAGCATGGTCTTTAATTCCTCCGGTTGGTTATGAGTCGGAATACAATTCCGGCGAACGCTCAGGTAGTGGAATTTACGTAAGTCCGGATACGTTTTGGGTGGGCGAAACTACCATTTGGTATTATGTGGAGGACTCGAATGGAAACCGCGATTCGTGCAGTTTTACTGTAACGGTGCAGGCAGCTCCCGACATTGATTGTCCGCCTGATACTACCATTTATCTTAACGGAACAGAAAACAATTGCGAGACTACTTTCGATCCCGGTATTCCCGGCTTAATACAGGGAGTGCCTCCAATAGAATGGACGTATACAGTTAGTTTTGCTGATGGCCGAACAGATTTAACCGGAAATTATACCAGCCCGGCACCGGGCAATGCACTAACTTTGGGCGATATTGATTTTCCGGTTGGTGTAACCACTATTTCGTGGAGGGCCGAAAATGTTTCAGGTTTCGATACCTGTTCGCACTGGATAGAAGTGATCGATACTATCCCGCCAACCTTTACAACAGCACCATACGAAAATTGTGTGGACCCGTTGCATTGGGCGGTTTATAGTCCGGGTAGCCCCAATCCGGTGTATAATCACACTAATCCTTTGTTAGAAAAATCTCCGGTTGATTACCGTACCATGTTTGCCGGCGATGAATACCTAAACCTATTAACGCTTGAAGATAACTGTTGCGACTCAACAGAAATGATTATACACTGGCGGATCGAATTTAGCGATACTCCCGATCCACAAACCGGAGATGCGGTAACCCATGATGATATTTCAGGAACAGGACAACCCGCTTCGTACAGGCATCCGGTAACCGATGTGCCAACCGATATTTACTTATGGGGCGATGGAGTGACTTTTACCGAGGTCGTACATCATATTTTTTATTGGGTTGAAGATTGCAACGGAAATACGTCGGAAACAGTTGTTGAAGAAATTATAATTACGCCCCGCCCTGAAATAATTAAGACAAATTATTGA